Proteins encoded together in one Candidatus Omnitrophota bacterium window:
- a CDS encoding DNA translocase FtsK gives MKSQYVNEIKGVVILAMALILLASLISFDPADLPWYTSHPNVPVHNLIQIFGAYLAGALLFVIGYSAYFIAIFLFFWSWNKFANREMQFSASKLISFGVIFVVLSSLFSLIGAQAQDMRFARSGITGIFVSNFLVKYFGLVGSYIILGALTVLTSIVIGEFLIYPFILKVIEGGKEAFAFLKERRQAKKEEKEESLTTRLREKAKEKMLQAKKALIKAESKKQNNDEELEDDKEGLSIAQKPRIRIAKPEPSKAAVVAVQEPRHVGEYNLPSVDLLKDPPAISSQKQEEDLSGGAKVLEETLAQFGVSVRVVDIEQGPVITRYELEPSPGVKVQKITTLSDDISLAMKAPSIRILAPIPGKNRVGIEIPNISSATVYLKEVLSQQNFISSKHRLTLALGKDTAGKSMVADLADMPHLLIAGTTGSGKTVCLNSIILSMLYKYGPDQIKFLMVDPKMVELSQYNPIPHCLCPAVTNPKKVTAALHWVVGEMETRYSQLSKTGSRNIVDYHKKGNGMPYIIVVIDELADLMQICPKEVESAITRLAQLSRAVGIHLILATQRPSVDVITGVIKANFPARISFKVASKIDSRTVLDMNGAESLIGKGDMLFLKPGEAKPIRGQCCYVSDDEISNVIDFIKVQQEPVYDDSIIAKQKTSATGASEQKDELYDEAVRLVIETNQASVSILQRRMRLGYTRAARLIDMMEQEGIVGPYCGSKPREILVNREDWLMKDMEENTESDNG, from the coding sequence ATGAAATCTCAGTATGTTAACGAGATAAAAGGTGTTGTCATTCTGGCTATGGCGTTAATTCTCCTGGCCAGTTTGATTTCTTTCGATCCTGCGGATCTTCCGTGGTATACATCTCATCCGAACGTTCCCGTTCACAATCTTATTCAAATTTTTGGTGCGTATTTAGCCGGAGCATTACTATTTGTTATTGGTTATAGTGCATATTTTATCGCGATTTTTTTATTTTTTTGGAGTTGGAATAAATTTGCAAATCGTGAAATGCAATTTTCAGCTTCAAAGTTAATTAGTTTTGGCGTTATTTTTGTTGTCTTGAGCTCTTTGTTCAGTCTTATCGGTGCACAAGCGCAAGATATGCGTTTTGCACGTTCTGGTATTACTGGTATTTTTGTTTCGAATTTTCTTGTAAAATATTTTGGTTTGGTTGGTTCTTATATTATTTTGGGCGCCCTTACGGTTTTGACTTCTATTGTGATTGGAGAGTTTTTAATCTATCCATTTATTTTAAAAGTAATTGAGGGGGGTAAAGAGGCGTTTGCATTTTTAAAAGAAAGACGTCAGGCAAAAAAAGAAGAAAAAGAAGAAAGTCTGACAACCCGTCTTCGAGAAAAAGCAAAAGAAAAAATGCTTCAAGCTAAAAAAGCGCTTATAAAGGCTGAATCGAAAAAACAAAACAATGATGAAGAACTAGAAGATGATAAGGAAGGCTTATCAATAGCTCAGAAGCCAAGAATTCGCATTGCGAAACCAGAACCTTCAAAGGCAGCTGTTGTAGCTGTGCAGGAGCCTCGTCATGTTGGTGAATATAATTTGCCAAGTGTAGATTTGTTAAAAGATCCACCGGCTATTTCGTCTCAAAAGCAAGAGGAAGATTTGTCAGGCGGGGCAAAAGTTTTAGAAGAAACGCTTGCTCAGTTTGGTGTTTCTGTTCGGGTTGTTGATATTGAGCAAGGGCCGGTGATTACGCGTTACGAACTTGAGCCTTCACCAGGCGTTAAGGTGCAAAAGATCACAACGCTTTCTGACGATATTTCGCTTGCTATGAAAGCGCCTTCGATTCGCATTTTAGCTCCAATTCCAGGAAAAAATCGTGTTGGGATTGAAATTCCAAATATTTCTTCAGCTACTGTATATTTGAAGGAAGTTTTGTCGCAACAAAACTTTATTTCATCGAAACATCGCTTAACGCTTGCGCTTGGAAAAGATACAGCTGGAAAGTCTATGGTTGCAGATTTAGCTGACATGCCGCATCTTTTGATTGCGGGAACAACCGGGTCTGGTAAAACAGTTTGTTTAAATAGTATTATTTTATCAATGCTTTATAAATATGGGCCTGATCAAATAAAATTTTTAATGGTTGATCCAAAAATGGTTGAGTTAAGCCAGTATAATCCTATTCCTCATTGTTTGTGCCCAGCTGTGACAAATCCGAAGAAAGTAACTGCAGCGCTTCATTGGGTTGTTGGTGAGATGGAGACGCGTTATTCGCAGCTTTCAAAAACAGGGTCACGTAATATTGTTGATTATCATAAAAAAGGCAATGGTATGCCGTATATCATTGTTGTTATTGATGAGCTTGCGGATTTGATGCAGATTTGCCCAAAAGAAGTCGAGAGTGCGATTACACGGTTGGCGCAATTGTCACGGGCGGTCGGGATTCATTTAATTTTGGCGACTCAGAGGCCGTCGGTGGATGTTATTACGGGCGTTATTAAAGCAAATTTTCCAGCGCGCATTTCTTTTAAGGTTGCATCAAAGATTGATTCGCGGACTGTTTTAGATATGAATGGAGCTGAGAGCTTAATTGGAAAAGGAGACATGCTTTTTTTAAAGCCTGGCGAAGCAAAACCCATTCGAGGACAATGCTGCTATGTTTCAGATGATGAGATTTCAAATGTTATTGATTTTATTAAAGTTCAGCAAGAGCCTGTTTATGATGACAGTATTATTGCGAAGCAAAAAACTTCTGCAACGGGTGCATCAGAACAGAAAGATGAGCTTTATGATGAGGCTGTGCGTTTGGTGATTGAAACAAATCAAGCATCTGTTTCAATTTTGCAGCGACGTATGCGTTTAGGATATACACGGGCGGCAAGATTAATTGATATGATGGAACAAGAGGGAATTGTCGGCCCATATTGTGGAAGCAAGCCTCGAGAGATTCTTGTGAATCGTGAGGACTGGTTAATGAAAGACATGGAAGAAAATACGGAGAGTGATAATGGATGA
- the pgsA gene encoding CDP-diacylglycerol--glycerol-3-phosphate 3-phosphatidyltransferase: MNLANKITISRIFLTFLFIFFIGQESLIFAILATVTFALASLTDYYDGYVAKKYNLVSDFGKLMDPIADKFLMLAAFLAFVRMNIVIDWMVVLILGREILVTGLRIFALTKQKVLAAERGGKHKTVSQVVAIFIILGFIIFKRLVTIISGWSEDIEFWWKVGINISMLITVALTLISGLSYFWRNRNLIKTQ, from the coding sequence ATGAACCTTGCAAACAAAATAACGATATCACGTATTTTTCTAACATTTTTGTTTATTTTTTTTATCGGGCAGGAAAGTTTAATTTTTGCTATTTTGGCAACGGTGACATTTGCTTTGGCATCGCTGACGGATTATTATGATGGGTATGTTGCTAAGAAGTATAATCTAGTTAGCGATTTTGGAAAATTAATGGATCCGATTGCAGATAAATTCTTGATGTTAGCTGCTTTTCTTGCTTTTGTTCGTATGAATATTGTCATTGATTGGATGGTTGTTTTAATTTTGGGTCGAGAAATTCTTGTGACTGGATTAAGAATTTTTGCTTTAACGAAGCAAAAAGTGTTGGCTGCGGAAAGAGGGGGAAAGCACAAAACGGTTTCGCAAGTAGTTGCTATTTTTATTATTTTAGGATTTATTATTTTTAAACGATTGGTTACTATTATTTCTGGCTGGTCTGAAGATATTGAATTTTGGTGGAAGGTTGGAATCAACATCTCGATGCTCATCACGGTTGCATTAACGTTGATTTCTGGACTTTCTTATTTTTGGCGAAACCGTAATTTAATAAAAACACAATGA
- a CDS encoding DUF4115 domain-containing protein — protein sequence MDDRAQKGLILKEARESRGIAIETVHEATKVPLDALKAIEEGYRVRSMTDFYYRAFIKLYANYLGIDIRRILEDYHPEKIPEPTSFHRGKNFWEGEESNIFTPNVIRNIVKTVVVIFGLFVVFRIGGCIFNRKPQVDSKKTTKERVVKKKPVVAVASKPVVDKVNPEEKVSSVSEKKVNLVVRAKKKTWLRVSADGSEVFRSSLSKGAVESWNAKERIELSGKNLLGLELELNGKAISSLTDGNRGINKIIITPSGFTVEE from the coding sequence ATGGATGATCGTGCCCAAAAAGGTTTGATTTTAAAAGAAGCGAGAGAGTCAAGAGGGATTGCTATTGAGACAGTCCATGAAGCAACAAAGGTCCCCTTAGATGCGCTTAAAGCTATTGAAGAGGGGTATCGTGTTCGAAGCATGACAGATTTTTATTATCGAGCATTTATTAAGCTTTATGCGAATTATTTAGGAATTGATATTAGGAGAATTTTAGAGGATTATCATCCTGAAAAAATTCCAGAACCGACATCCTTTCATCGAGGAAAGAATTTCTGGGAAGGAGAAGAGTCAAATATTTTTACACCGAATGTTATTCGCAACATTGTTAAAACTGTTGTTGTTATTTTTGGACTTTTTGTTGTTTTTCGCATTGGAGGCTGTATTTTTAATCGAAAACCTCAAGTGGATTCTAAAAAGACAACAAAGGAAAGAGTTGTTAAGAAAAAACCGGTGGTGGCTGTTGCCTCGAAACCTGTTGTTGATAAAGTTAATCCAGAAGAAAAGGTTTCTAGCGTTTCTGAAAAAAAAGTTAATTTGGTCGTTCGTGCTAAAAAGAAGACGTGGTTGCGCGTATCAGCAGATGGAAGCGAAGTTTTTCGATCTTCATTGTCGAAGGGTGCTGTTGAGTCTTGGAATGCGAAAGAAAGAATTGAATTATCTGGAAAAAATTTGCTAGGTCTTGAATTAGAACTAAACGGAAAAGCAATCAGTTCTTTAACTGATGGCAATCGAGGAATTAATAAAATTATCATAACGCCTAGTGGTTTTACGGTTGAAGAATAA
- a CDS encoding DUF4032 domain-containing protein, translating to MCKIPLEELLKDKRVVEEIQRHQWFESEKKGRDIGFNAAAKDWHKRFAQEWLRYHDLEIPA from the coding sequence ATGTGTAAAATACCACTAGAAGAACTTTTAAAAGATAAAAGAGTTGTCGAGGAAATTCAACGCCATCAATGGTTTGAGAGTGAAAAGAAGGGGCGCGATATTGGATTTAATGCGGCCGCCAAAGATTGGCATAAGCGATTTGCTCAAGAATGGCTTAGATATCACGATTTAGAGATCCCTGCGTAA
- a CDS encoding sensor domain-containing diguanylate cyclase, translating into MTKKKPELHDEKFRLIFEHSPVSIWEEDFSCFIELRDQLKEQGVVNYHKYLSQHPSVAAKAFQSIKVCDANRAALKLHGSKSKEELIKHFGQTFTRDDIKVLIEQFVSLISGERIFESEFSTKAANGKRRDLWLRAAVPNEYEETLSRVIITIEDITARKKKENYLKRIAQEDSLTGLLNHKTITKRVDEELNRCRRYNAPMACLMVDIDHFKPINDNFGHQIGDRMLKQIAGFLNKLLRNTDLLGRYGGDEFLIILTGTEQSGAIVAAERIRETIANKQFKLNIKSSIKTTLSIGATSYPANQAKTTKEFIHCADKALYQAKADGRNCVHFS; encoded by the coding sequence ATGACTAAAAAGAAGCCTGAACTTCATGATGAGAAATTTCGATTAATTTTTGAGCATTCTCCAGTCTCAATTTGGGAAGAAGATTTTTCGTGTTTTATTGAGTTACGAGATCAACTCAAAGAGCAAGGTGTTGTTAATTATCATAAATATTTAAGTCAACATCCCAGCGTTGCCGCTAAGGCATTTCAGAGTATCAAAGTTTGTGATGCTAACAGGGCCGCGCTTAAGCTTCATGGTTCTAAGAGCAAAGAGGAGCTTATTAAGCATTTTGGGCAAACATTTACTAGGGATGACATAAAAGTTTTAATTGAACAATTTGTTTCTTTGATTAGCGGCGAGAGGATTTTTGAATCGGAGTTTTCGACCAAGGCAGCGAATGGAAAACGCCGCGATTTATGGCTGCGGGCTGCTGTTCCTAATGAGTATGAAGAAACTTTGTCTAGAGTCATTATTACAATTGAAGATATTACAGCGCGCAAAAAGAAAGAAAATTATTTAAAGCGTATTGCGCAAGAAGATAGTTTGACAGGTTTGTTGAATCATAAAACGATTACAAAGCGTGTTGATGAAGAGCTTAATCGATGCCGTCGCTATAATGCGCCAATGGCTTGTTTGATGGTTGACATTGATCATTTTAAGCCCATTAATGATAATTTTGGACATCAAATCGGGGATCGTATGCTTAAGCAGATTGCAGGTTTTCTAAATAAGCTTTTACGAAATACGGATCTTTTGGGCAGGTACGGAGGAGATGAATTTTTAATTATTTTAACAGGAACAGAGCAATCCGGGGCCATTGTGGCCGCAGAGCGCATTAGAGAGACAATTGCTAATAAGCAGTTTAAGCTTAACATTAAGAGTTCAATTAAGACGACTTTAAGTATTGGAGCAACATCTTATCCTGCTAATCAAGCAAAAACGACTAAAGAATTTATTCATTGTGCTGATAAAGCATTGTATCAGGCTAAGGCAGATGGCCGAAATTGTGTTCATTTTTCATAA
- the gpmI gene encoding 2,3-bisphosphoglycerate-independent phosphoglycerate mutase, with protein sequence MSLKLEKLKKFKGRPGPLLFIIMDGVGIGKQDETDGVFSAKTPCLDQLFKSDLFTTLQAHGTAVGLPTDDDMGNSEVGHNALGAGRVFEQGAKLVDASIETGEIFKTPIWEKLTKNPSEDKSTIHLVGLLSDGNVHSHIKHFFALIKQCAKQNVKKLRLHILLDGRDVGEKTALGYVQKTEELLRTINDEFGFDYCIASGGGRMITTMDRYAADWSVVKRGWDAHVLGKARMFESATQAIQTYYDEDPKITDQYLESFVVAKDGNPVGKINDGDSVVFLNFRGDRAIELSRAFDEKDFSEFDREYYPNVIFAGMMEYDGDLKVPKNYLVNPPKIDRTIGEYLCDEGIKSFALSETQKYGHVTYFWNGNKSGYINEQMEKYIEIPSDKVRFEQAPKMKVYEITEKAIELLKSGEYKFGRINFPNGDMVGHTGVVDAIKVSMEALDECVCKLIKTVSSLGGITVVSADHGNADEMFTEKNGKHSVKTAHTLNPVPFIIVDSAYDGEYKMADLDKRGLSNVAATLLNFLGFNAPKDYDSSLISVE encoded by the coding sequence ATGTCATTGAAACTAGAAAAGCTTAAGAAATTTAAAGGACGCCCAGGGCCTCTTTTGTTTATTATTATGGATGGTGTTGGAATTGGAAAACAAGATGAAACGGATGGTGTTTTTAGCGCAAAAACACCATGTTTGGATCAGCTTTTTAAGAGTGATCTTTTTACGACACTTCAGGCTCATGGAACTGCCGTAGGACTTCCAACGGATGATGATATGGGAAATAGTGAAGTTGGTCATAATGCGCTTGGTGCAGGCAGAGTGTTTGAGCAGGGAGCAAAATTGGTTGATGCGTCTATTGAAACAGGAGAAATCTTTAAAACTCCTATTTGGGAGAAATTGACAAAGAATCCATCTGAGGATAAGAGCACAATTCATCTTGTTGGCCTTCTTTCCGACGGTAATGTGCATTCTCACATCAAGCATTTTTTTGCGTTAATTAAGCAATGTGCAAAACAGAATGTTAAAAAGCTTCGATTGCATATTTTGTTGGATGGGCGTGATGTTGGAGAAAAAACCGCATTGGGATATGTTCAGAAAACCGAAGAGCTTTTAAGAACAATTAATGATGAATTTGGGTTTGATTATTGCATCGCCTCTGGCGGAGGACGGATGATTACAACAATGGATCGTTATGCTGCTGATTGGAGCGTTGTTAAAAGAGGGTGGGATGCCCATGTGCTCGGTAAAGCTCGTATGTTTGAATCAGCGACTCAAGCTATTCAGACGTATTATGATGAGGATCCAAAAATTACGGATCAGTATTTAGAGTCATTTGTTGTTGCAAAAGACGGGAATCCAGTTGGGAAAATTAATGATGGAGATTCAGTTGTATTTTTAAATTTTAGAGGAGATAGAGCTATTGAGCTGTCGCGTGCTTTTGATGAAAAAGATTTTAGCGAATTTGATCGAGAATATTATCCGAATGTGATATTTGCTGGAATGATGGAATATGATGGAGATCTCAAAGTTCCCAAGAATTATTTGGTGAATCCTCCTAAAATTGATCGAACGATTGGCGAATATCTTTGTGATGAAGGTATCAAATCTTTTGCGCTTTCAGAAACGCAAAAGTATGGTCATGTGACATATTTTTGGAATGGAAATAAATCTGGATATATCAATGAGCAAATGGAGAAATATATCGAGATTCCATCTGATAAAGTTCGCTTTGAGCAAGCGCCTAAAATGAAAGTTTATGAAATCACTGAAAAAGCGATCGAGCTTTTGAAAAGCGGTGAATATAAGTTTGGACGTATTAATTTTCCAAATGGAGATATGGTCGGACACACGGGTGTCGTTGATGCCATCAAGGTGTCAATGGAAGCTTTAGATGAATGTGTTTGTAAGCTTATCAAGACCGTGAGTTCTCTTGGTGGGATCACGGTTGTATCCGCCGATCACGGGAATGCAGACGAGATGTTTACGGAAAAAAATGGAAAGCACTCTGTTAAGACTGCGCACACATTAAATCCTGTGCCATTTATTATCGTTGATTCTGCATATGACGGTGAATATAAGATGGCAGATCTTGATAAGCGGGGACTGTCAAATGTGGCGGCAACACTGCTTAATTTTCTTGGGTTTAATGCGCCAAAGGACTATGATTCGTCTTTGATTTCGGTTGAATAG
- the rimO gene encoding 30S ribosomal protein S12 methylthiotransferase RimO, which yields MQFSKIPIVNQIPKSSSVRLINLGCARNLVDSQIILGRLKKKNHAIVHSQKADVVILNTCAFIETAKKETIDLILELIDLKKSGIIKRIAVVGCFPERYPKQMRKEFKEVDFIDGVLSLEKEENEKKVVLTPKSYVYLKICESCYNLCHFCVIPKIKGKFVSRSIESITREAKRLDRKKIKEINIIGQDITAYGLDLYKHKALVDLLKSLLKNTSQIKWFRLLYAYPSHVTDELLDLMQSQKRICQYLDIPLQHVNDKILRDMNRHFFKKEIIALIKKIRNKMPECCLRTSFIVGYPGETEAQFKELCAFVRKFQFDRLGVFMYSREEGTKAACLPNQISEDVKQRRYDTLMKIQQGISTSKLRRFIGKKLFVVVDEEIKNEKGLYVGRSQYDAPEVDGVIYIETRKKLKSGDFFKVEIIDSYEYDLLGKPC from the coding sequence GTGCAATTTTCAAAAATCCCAATTGTTAATCAAATCCCAAAGTCTTCTAGTGTACGGCTTATTAATTTGGGCTGTGCGCGGAATTTAGTCGATTCCCAGATTATATTAGGCCGGCTTAAGAAAAAAAATCATGCGATTGTCCATAGCCAAAAAGCAGATGTTGTTATTTTAAACACATGTGCTTTTATTGAAACGGCAAAAAAAGAAACAATTGATTTAATCTTAGAGCTCATTGATTTAAAGAAAAGCGGCATTATTAAAAGAATTGCCGTTGTTGGATGTTTTCCAGAGCGTTATCCAAAGCAAATGCGTAAAGAGTTTAAGGAAGTAGATTTCATCGACGGTGTATTGAGTTTGGAGAAAGAGGAGAATGAAAAGAAGGTTGTTCTGACACCAAAATCTTATGTGTATTTGAAAATTTGTGAAAGTTGTTATAATCTTTGCCATTTTTGTGTGATTCCTAAAATTAAAGGAAAGTTTGTTTCGCGTTCGATAGAATCAATCACAAGAGAAGCAAAACGGCTTGATCGAAAAAAGATCAAAGAAATAAATATTATTGGCCAAGATATTACTGCCTATGGGCTTGATCTATACAAACACAAAGCCCTTGTTGACTTGCTTAAGAGTTTGTTAAAAAATACAAGTCAGATTAAATGGTTTCGGCTGTTGTATGCATATCCTTCGCATGTCACAGATGAGTTGCTTGATTTGATGCAGAGCCAAAAGCGTATTTGTCAATATCTAGATATTCCTTTGCAGCATGTAAATGATAAAATTTTACGAGACATGAATCGGCATTTCTTTAAAAAAGAAATTATTGCTTTGATCAAGAAAATTCGTAATAAAATGCCTGAATGTTGCTTGCGAACTTCTTTTATTGTTGGCTATCCGGGCGAGACTGAGGCTCAGTTTAAGGAATTATGCGCATTTGTTCGAAAGTTTCAGTTTGATCGATTAGGTGTCTTCATGTATTCAAGAGAAGAGGGCACTAAAGCTGCTTGTTTGCCAAATCAGATTTCAGAGGATGTCAAACAAAGACGATATGACACCTTGATGAAAATTCAGCAGGGGATTTCAACGTCTAAGCTCAGGCGTTTTATCGGCAAGAAACTTTTTGTTGTTGTTGACGAAGAAATAAAGAATGAAAAGGGATTATATGTCGGTCGTAGTCAATATGATGCGCCTGAAGTCGATGGTGTTATTTATATTGAGACGCGAAAGAAGCTAAAATCTGGTGATTTTTTTAAGGTTGAAATAATAGACAGTTATGAGTATGATTTATTAGGGAAGCCTTGCTAG
- a CDS encoding phosphatidylglycerophosphatase A, with amino-acid sequence MKNILIKTVSTFFGIGYVPVAPGSAASVVAGVMCFLLFNNMYLYIFVFFVVTICGFLISGKMEDIVKEKDPSCVVIDEVSGMMITFFMLPRTWPVLITAFFLFRAFDMFKIYPVSYFEKKPGGIGIMMDDVAAGLYANIVMQISLFIFRSN; translated from the coding sequence ATGAAAAATATATTGATAAAGACAGTTTCAACTTTCTTTGGGATTGGCTATGTTCCTGTTGCTCCAGGGAGCGCTGCTAGCGTAGTCGCTGGTGTTATGTGTTTTTTGCTTTTTAATAATATGTATCTTTATATTTTTGTTTTTTTTGTTGTGACTATTTGCGGTTTTCTCATTTCTGGAAAAATGGAGGATATTGTTAAGGAAAAAGATCCTTCTTGTGTTGTGATCGATGAGGTTTCTGGAATGATGATTACTTTTTTTATGTTGCCTAGAACTTGGCCTGTGTTGATTACGGCATTTTTTCTGTTTCGTGCATTTGATATGTTTAAAATTTATCCTGTGAGTTATTTTGAGAAAAAACCAGGCGGTATTGGTATTATGATGGATGATGTTGCCGCAGGGCTTTATGCAAATATTGTTATGCAAATCTCTTTGTTTATTTTTAGGTCAAATTAA
- the rpsO gene encoding 30S ribosomal protein S15, which produces MVLLKEKKTEVIDNFKVHAKDTGSSVVQVAILTERINDLAEHLKVHKKDFHSRRGLLVMIGARRRHLAYLKKKNPLKYEETIKKLNLRK; this is translated from the coding sequence TTGGTTTTATTGAAAGAAAAGAAAACAGAGGTAATTGATAATTTTAAAGTTCATGCGAAAGATACAGGATCTTCAGTGGTTCAGGTCGCAATCTTAACTGAAAGAATTAATGATCTTGCAGAGCATTTAAAAGTTCATAAAAAAGATTTTCATTCTCGCCGTGGTCTTTTGGTTATGATTGGTGCCAGAAGACGCCATTTGGCTTATTTAAAGAAAAAAAATCCCCTAAAATACGAAGAAACAATAAAGAAGCTTAATTTACGTAAGTGA
- the pnp gene encoding polyribonucleotide nucleotidyltransferase yields MNIERIEVPFGDQNIIIETGKLAKQANGAVTVTCGGTVVLVTACMAKEAQEGAGFFPLTVEYKEKTYAAGRIPGGFFKREGRPSESEILISRIIDRPIRPLFPKGFFNCVQVVALVLSSDCENAPDILALMGASVALSISDIPFEGPIGAVRVGLVDDEFILNPTNTQREGSPLDLLIVGSDDGIVMIEGESSEVAEDVVVKGIAFGAEKLKNLIAVQKELVRNIGMPKAEVVLQEVNPGLVKKVKELASKKISEIYKIAEKEDRQTGIDALAKELTKDLSIFDEFKPEKKNEVSISDIKMALEQIEEEELRRIALEENRRIDGRAMDEVRPIDCEVTIMPRTHGSALFTRGQTQSLSIATLGTRSDEQMIDALEGKTNKSFMLHYNFPSFSVGETRPMRGPGRREIGHGALAEKALCAIMPTKEEFPYTVRVVSEVLESNGSSSMATVCAGTLCLMDAGVPIKDPVAGISVGLITGQGKEVLLTDILGVEDHFGDMDFKVAGTRKGVTAIQLDLKIKGISVELLSKAVEQSKKARFEILDKMHAALPSPREAVSEYAPQIIELHIDPSKIGEVIGPGGRVIKKIIADTEAAIDIDDTGTVLVSSPNKAACDKAVAIIKGIVEEPEIGRIYDAEVKKIMNFGVFCEFMPGKDGLVHVSELSSEYIKDIESAVKVGDKFKVKVIKIDEQKRVNLSKKQAE; encoded by the coding sequence ATGAATATTGAACGCATTGAGGTTCCTTTTGGGGATCAAAATATTATTATTGAGACTGGAAAATTAGCGAAACAGGCTAACGGAGCTGTTACGGTGACATGCGGAGGAACCGTTGTTTTAGTTACGGCATGTATGGCAAAAGAAGCCCAAGAAGGCGCAGGTTTTTTTCCATTAACAGTTGAGTACAAAGAAAAGACATATGCTGCTGGACGAATTCCAGGAGGATTTTTTAAGCGAGAAGGACGTCCATCAGAAAGCGAGATTTTAATTTCTCGAATTATTGATAGGCCGATTCGACCGCTTTTCCCAAAAGGATTTTTTAACTGTGTTCAGGTTGTTGCTTTAGTTTTAAGTAGCGATTGTGAAAATGCACCAGACATTCTTGCCTTAATGGGAGCTTCTGTGGCTTTATCTATTTCGGATATTCCATTTGAAGGGCCGATTGGCGCTGTTCGTGTTGGATTAGTTGACGATGAATTTATCTTGAATCCAACAAATACGCAAAGAGAAGGTAGTCCTTTGGATTTACTGATTGTTGGATCAGATGATGGTATTGTCATGATTGAAGGCGAGTCCTCAGAAGTTGCTGAGGATGTTGTTGTTAAAGGCATCGCTTTTGGTGCCGAGAAGCTAAAGAACTTGATTGCTGTCCAAAAGGAATTGGTTCGTAATATTGGAATGCCAAAAGCAGAGGTTGTTCTTCAAGAAGTCAATCCTGGATTAGTTAAAAAGGTCAAAGAGCTTGCTTCAAAGAAGATTTCTGAGATTTATAAAATTGCAGAAAAAGAGGACCGTCAAACAGGTATTGATGCTTTAGCGAAAGAGTTGACTAAAGATTTGTCGATTTTTGATGAGTTTAAACCTGAGAAAAAGAACGAAGTTTCTATTTCTGATATTAAAATGGCGCTTGAGCAAATCGAAGAAGAAGAATTGAGACGTATTGCTCTAGAAGAAAACAGGCGAATTGATGGACGCGCTATGGACGAAGTTAGGCCGATTGATTGCGAAGTTACGATTATGCCTCGTACGCACGGTTCAGCATTGTTTACTAGAGGTCAAACTCAAAGCTTATCAATCGCAACGCTTGGGACGCGTAGTGATGAGCAGATGATTGATGCGCTAGAAGGAAAGACTAATAAATCATTTATGTTGCATTATAATTTTCCTTCGTTTAGTGTTGGTGAAACTCGTCCAATGCGTGGACCGGGTCGCCGAGAGATTGGTCATGGCGCCTTAGCTGAGAAAGCATTGTGCGCGATTATGCCAACAAAAGAAGAATTTCCTTATACTGTCCGCGTTGTTTCTGAGGTTCTTGAATCTAATGGTTCTTCTAGTATGGCGACTGTTTGTGCTGGAACGCTTTGTTTGATGGATGCAGGTGTTCCGATTAAAGATCCGGTTGCTGGAATTTCCGTTGGACTTATTACAGGTCAGGGTAAAGAAGTTTTACTAACTGATATTCTTGGTGTTGAAGATCATTTTGGGGATATGGATTTTAAAGTTGCAGGTACACGTAAAGGTGTTACAGCGATTCAACTTGATCTTAAGATCAAAGGAATTAGCGTTGAACTTTTATCAAAAGCGGTTGAGCAATCAAAAAAAGCTCGTTTTGAAATTCTCGATAAAATGCATGCGGCATTGCCATCTCCTAGAGAAGCTGTTTCTGAATATGCTCCTCAGATTATTGAGCTGCATATTGATCCTTCGAAGATTGGTGAAGTTATTGGACCTGGAGGAAGAGTTATTAAGAAAATTATTGCAGATACTGAAGCAGCGATTGATATTGATGATACAGGCACTGTTTTGGTTTCATCGCCAAACAAAGCTGCTTGTGATAAAGCCGTTGCTATTATCAAAGGTATTGTAGAAGAACCTGAAATAGGAAGAATCTACGATGCTGAAGTTAAGAAAATTATGAATTTTGGTGTTTTCTGTGAATTTATGCCTGGCAAGGATGGCTTGGTTCATGTTTCTGAGTTGTCGAGTGAATACATCAAAGACATTGAGTCAGCTGTTAAGGTTGGCGATAAGTTCAAGGTTAAAGTTATTAAAATAGATGAACAGAAGCGTGTAAATTTAAGCAAAAAACAAGCTGAATGA